From Pseudarthrobacter equi, a single genomic window includes:
- a CDS encoding metal-sulfur cluster assembly factor yields the protein MTEIVPGRTALEDVEEALKDVIDPELGVNVVDLGLLYGLKYSDDDGALLIDMTLTTAACPLTDVLEEQVGKALESVVDDWRLNWVWMPPWGPERITDDGKDQMRALGFNI from the coding sequence ATGACCGAAATCGTGCCGGGCCGCACGGCCCTGGAAGACGTCGAGGAAGCCCTCAAGGACGTCATCGATCCTGAGCTTGGCGTCAACGTGGTGGACCTTGGGCTGCTGTACGGCCTGAAGTACTCCGATGACGACGGTGCGCTCCTGATCGACATGACGCTCACCACGGCGGCCTGCCCCCTCACCGATGTCCTCGAGGAACAGGTGGGCAAAGCCCTGGAAAGCGTTGTGGATGACTGGCGCCTGAACTGGGTCTGGATGCCGCCATGGGGTCCCGAGCGGATCACCGACGACGGTAAGGACCAGATGCGGGCCCTCGGCTTCAACATCTGA
- the ypfJ gene encoding KPN_02809 family neutral zinc metallopeptidase, translating into MSFNDNVQLDPSQVQDRRGMGRGVKVGGGIGGGLVLLVALLLGIDPNLLGGLTGGGTAEPQTQGSAPACSTGADADARLDCRITGTVNSLNAFWPGYLQQYNVQYPRPEAVIFTGGTNTGCGAATSEVGPFYCPTDTTAYFDPGFFQELVDRFGSSGGPLAQEYVVAHEFGHHIQNVLGDLGRAQQDPQGPESGSVRTELQADCYAGLWAKYASTTPNPDTGQPYLEPLKQQDVNDALSAAASVGDDRIQKAATGRVSPEGWTHGSSEERQRWFARGYESGDIKQCDTFSAPTL; encoded by the coding sequence ATGAGTTTCAATGACAATGTGCAGCTGGATCCGTCCCAGGTCCAGGACCGGCGGGGAATGGGCCGCGGCGTAAAAGTTGGCGGCGGTATCGGTGGCGGACTCGTGCTGCTCGTAGCGCTGCTGCTGGGCATAGATCCCAACCTGCTGGGGGGCCTCACCGGCGGCGGCACAGCGGAACCCCAAACCCAGGGCAGCGCTCCTGCCTGCAGCACCGGCGCCGATGCCGACGCCCGGCTGGACTGCCGGATCACCGGCACGGTCAACAGCCTGAACGCGTTCTGGCCCGGCTACCTTCAGCAGTACAACGTCCAGTACCCGCGGCCGGAAGCCGTGATCTTCACGGGCGGCACCAACACCGGGTGCGGTGCAGCGACGTCCGAGGTGGGCCCGTTCTATTGCCCCACGGACACCACTGCCTACTTCGACCCGGGGTTCTTCCAGGAGCTGGTGGACCGGTTCGGTTCCTCCGGCGGTCCGCTCGCGCAGGAGTACGTGGTGGCCCATGAGTTCGGCCACCACATCCAGAACGTCCTCGGTGACCTGGGCCGCGCCCAGCAGGATCCGCAGGGCCCGGAATCCGGGTCCGTCCGCACGGAGCTGCAGGCTGACTGCTATGCAGGGCTGTGGGCCAAGTACGCCTCCACCACGCCGAACCCGGATACCGGCCAGCCGTACCTGGAGCCGTTGAAGCAGCAGGACGTCAACGATGCCCTCTCCGCCGCTGCCTCCGTGGGCGACGACCGTATCCAGAAGGCCGCCACCGGACGCGTGTCCCCTGAGGGCTGGACGCATGGCTCCAGCGAGGAACGCCAGCGCTGGTTTGCCCGCGGCTACGAGTCCGGCGACATCAAGCAGTGCGACACGTTCAGCGCCCCCACGCTTTAG
- a CDS encoding class I adenylate-forming enzyme family protein: MPFLDRIQRWATERPHGTAVAIAGRRLSWAELRGRAAAMVPETKSVTTLCEANSIDFAVKFAAAVAGGRQCAVLDPAWPAQLQEDIVRRVQSSAEPAVVATDDPLADGPPGSTFLIGLTSGTTSVPKAFTRSRRSWQESFEASIEFFGLRQDDVTLAPGPLAASLNLYGLAECLYAGSEFQTLEHFDVGDVHAAVTHDRVTRLVLVPTMLRMLSERGLTGCVDASGIRTIICAGSKLDARTLEAARRWAPNATIYEYYGASELSFVSGTGLSASQPPAVGSTCIGRPFPGAEVCILDDAGQPVPDGGYGNICVRSGMVSNGYLWGDDGEALRSFRDWHTVGDQGYLGPDGLHILGRRADMILTSGRNVYPHEVELALCAVPGVSAAIAAGMPDDLRGQKVVAGVVPSHGGITATQLRSALEDILARDKRPLQYFVLAELPVTDRGKVSRNLLLEWIAHRDPRVKSLGS; this comes from the coding sequence ATGCCTTTCCTTGACCGAATCCAGCGCTGGGCCACCGAGCGTCCGCACGGCACAGCCGTGGCCATCGCCGGCCGGCGGCTGTCCTGGGCCGAGCTGCGGGGCCGGGCGGCCGCCATGGTTCCGGAAACGAAATCGGTGACCACGCTGTGTGAAGCCAATTCCATCGATTTCGCGGTGAAGTTTGCCGCGGCCGTGGCCGGCGGACGCCAGTGCGCCGTCCTGGATCCTGCCTGGCCCGCCCAGCTGCAGGAGGATATTGTCCGGCGGGTCCAGTCGTCAGCAGAACCGGCAGTGGTGGCTACGGACGACCCCCTGGCCGACGGCCCGCCCGGCTCAACGTTCCTGATCGGCCTCACGTCGGGTACCACCTCCGTGCCGAAAGCGTTCACCCGGTCCCGGCGTTCGTGGCAGGAGTCCTTTGAGGCGTCCATCGAATTCTTCGGCCTCCGCCAGGACGATGTGACCCTGGCTCCCGGCCCGCTGGCCGCCAGCCTGAACCTCTACGGCCTGGCCGAGTGCCTTTACGCCGGATCCGAATTCCAGACCCTGGAGCATTTCGACGTTGGCGACGTCCACGCAGCCGTCACCCATGACCGCGTGACCCGCCTGGTGCTGGTGCCCACCATGCTGCGGATGCTGAGCGAACGCGGACTGACCGGATGCGTGGACGCATCCGGGATCCGGACCATCATCTGCGCCGGCTCCAAGCTTGATGCCAGGACGCTGGAAGCGGCCCGCCGCTGGGCTCCCAACGCCACCATCTACGAGTACTACGGCGCCTCGGAACTGAGCTTCGTTTCGGGCACCGGCCTGTCAGCCAGCCAGCCACCCGCCGTCGGAAGCACCTGCATAGGCCGGCCGTTTCCCGGCGCTGAGGTGTGCATCCTTGATGACGCCGGGCAACCGGTACCGGACGGCGGGTATGGGAATATCTGTGTGCGCAGCGGCATGGTCAGCAACGGCTACCTGTGGGGCGATGACGGCGAAGCCCTGCGGTCCTTCCGCGACTGGCACACCGTGGGAGACCAGGGTTACCTGGGCCCGGACGGGCTGCATATCCTGGGCCGCCGGGCTGACATGATCCTCACCTCGGGCCGGAACGTCTACCCGCACGAGGTGGAGCTGGCTCTCTGTGCCGTGCCCGGAGTTTCCGCCGCCATCGCCGCCGGAATGCCCGACGACCTGCGCGGGCAGAAGGTGGTGGCCGGCGTCGTCCCTTCCCACGGCGGCATCACCGCAACGCAGCTCCGGTCAGCCCTGGAGGACATCCTGGCCAGGGACAAGCGTCCGCTGCAGTACTTCGTCCTCGCCGAGCTTCCCGTCACGGACCGCGGCAAGGTCAGCCGCAACCTGCTGCTGGAGTGGATCGCCCACAGGGATCCACGGGTGAAGAGCCTTGGCAGCTGA